One genomic segment of Blastopirellula marina includes these proteins:
- the lpxK gene encoding tetraacyldisaccharide 4'-kinase, giving the protein MLTARDFKAIVSGRQKGIGTSMLRGLMWVTSLFYGVGIGIRNRQYDTKVKPGEKVDVPVISVGNLTLGGTGKTPMVAWLARWFREQNIRVTLISRGYGAEQGAQNDEAKELEQLLPDVPHLQNPDRVAAAQVATEELAAQVLLLDDAFQHRRIARDLDIVLIDATEPFGYDYLFPRGTLREPVQSLGRADVIVLTRGDMVDDQQRAAIWERIAKLEDDAVLVEMRHQPSRLLNFSGESQPIEQLLGKRVLAFCGIGNPSGFRHTLTDAGIEVVELREFDDHHDYQREDIHALEHWTTEHNEVEAVVCTHKDLVKIGLDRFMDKPLWALTIEAKIVDGQDELEERLRELVAQIPEDPYADY; this is encoded by the coding sequence ATGCTCACTGCCCGAGATTTCAAAGCGATTGTCAGCGGCCGCCAAAAGGGAATCGGCACGTCGATGCTGCGAGGTCTGATGTGGGTGACTTCCCTCTTCTACGGAGTTGGCATCGGCATTCGTAATCGGCAGTATGACACCAAGGTCAAGCCCGGCGAAAAGGTCGACGTGCCGGTGATCAGCGTCGGCAACCTGACCCTCGGCGGCACTGGCAAAACCCCCATGGTTGCCTGGTTGGCACGTTGGTTTCGCGAGCAGAACATCCGCGTCACGCTGATCAGCCGCGGCTATGGTGCCGAGCAAGGTGCCCAGAACGACGAAGCCAAAGAGCTGGAACAGCTGTTGCCGGACGTTCCCCATCTGCAAAACCCCGACCGGGTCGCCGCCGCCCAGGTAGCCACCGAAGAACTCGCCGCCCAGGTTCTTTTGCTGGACGATGCGTTCCAACATCGGCGGATTGCCCGCGATCTCGATATCGTCCTGATCGACGCCACCGAGCCCTTCGGCTACGACTACCTTTTCCCCCGCGGCACCCTCCGCGAACCGGTCCAAAGCCTGGGCCGGGCCGACGTGATCGTGCTGACCCGCGGCGACATGGTCGACGACCAGCAAAGGGCAGCCATCTGGGAGCGGATCGCCAAGCTGGAAGACGATGCCGTGCTGGTCGAGATGCGGCACCAGCCCAGCCGCCTGTTGAACTTCAGCGGCGAGTCGCAGCCGATCGAGCAGCTCTTGGGAAAACGAGTGCTGGCCTTCTGCGGCATCGGCAACCCAAGTGGCTTCCGTCACACGCTGACCGATGCAGGAATAGAAGTGGTCGAGCTCCGCGAGTTCGACGATCACCACGATTACCAGCGTGAAGACATCCACGCCTTAGAGCACTGGACCACCGAGCACAACGAGGTTGAAGCGGTCGTCTGCACGCACAAAGACCTCGTGAAGATCGGCCTCGATCGCTTCATGGACAAGCCGCTGTGGGCCCTAACGATCGAAGCGAAGATCGTCGACGGGCAAGACGAACTCGAAGAGCGTCTGCGGGAACTGGTCGCCCAGATCCCGGAAGATCCGTACGCCGACTACTGA